DNA sequence from the Daphnia carinata strain CSIRO-1 chromosome 8, CSIRO_AGI_Dcar_HiC_V3, whole genome shotgun sequence genome:
gattacGACTCTTTCATCGATGATATCATCGCCAATTGGGGAATTCAATTTCTCGGATACTCAATCGTCACCGCTCCCGTTTGCAATTACGTCGGCGAGTTGGCCCAGCAGTTCAATATCCACACCTGCTCCGCAACAACTCACTATGACAACGCAGACTTGGCCCATTTCGACAACTGAAAAATATTCTTCTTATCCTGCATCTCTGATATCCACATCTTCGTTAACAAACGCAGTTTCGTCAACAACGACCACGTTATCTCCCACGTCTCAACAAACTTTTGCTACAACATCGATAGTAAAACCAGATGGAACAATGCCAACTATGACACCATCGAATACTTCTACAGTCTCTTCAACTCCTGCATCCACAATAACATCTTTGCTTTCTACAACAAGCTCAGCAACTACCCGATTTCAATCAAGACCAATCGTATCTGTAGCCACTTCTACAACTTTCAAAGCTTCGCAGACCTCAACGTCTAGCACATCATCGGCTCCAACGCCTGGAAAAACATCAATCCTTACGTCTGCAACAAAAATGACGTCTACCGCTTCAGCAACGCCAGCTCGGATAGTTACAAAGATACCGAAAACAACGTTCGCTTTAACTTCAGCAACCTCTAATGAAGTGCCTTCAACCAAGACATCAACACGGGAGACGTCCACAGCTGGAGAAATCTCAATAACGTCAGCAATGCCTCCAGCGGAAGCATCCCTTAGCACCGTCTCGCAGACAACATCACAAGAACAAGTTTCCTCGACATTAATCAAAGCAATAATTAATCATACGCCGTCAACGACATCTTCGCTCTCGTCTCCGATGCAGCCCGCTACCCCATTAACGACACTGCTTATGGCAACTAGTTTATCTTCGTCCGTTTCAACAGAGAGAACTTCACCATCATTTTCGGAGACCACGACTACCAATCGACCCTTAACTACCACGAATGCAACATCGCCCATAGGGTCATCGACAAAAAGCATTAGTACGTCTACCACAACGCCCAGCTCCTTGGGCTTTATCAACTTGACGAACGTCGTAGATACTATCAGTAAATGGGTTGGCCGACGTGATCTGTCTAAACATAGACTTTATAAGAGGTCCTCTGTGTCTACGGTCCCGCCAGCCGTCCATTCAGCCGATACGTTAACAGCTGACCACATTCCAATCTACTTTGAACAAGTCTTTTTCTTCGTCCAGACTAGCCTCTATGTTTGTACTGCTGCTGGTCTACTGATCTTCTTCTCGTCACTGGTCGGCATATGTGGTGGCCTATTTCGCATTGATGGCTGCCTGAAATTCGTAAGAGTTTTTTGTGGGTTTCTtgtttactgtttttttttttttgtgtttgtttgtttaactgttgacatgtttttctttttctgtgttaTAGAGCGTCGCAGCACTTGTTCTGGTCATCATGGCAGAAATGGCAACAACCGCTTTCATATTTGTTGCGCACGATAAGGCCAGCAATcgtaacaaaaacaagaactttGATCGCGATTTGAAACTTCTATGCGACTTGGCTAACTTCTGTATTCAGCCAATGTTGCTTGTCATCACTGGCTCTTTTTTGTGCATCTCGGTTGTTTTGCAggtaaaaatgaataatggGCCGCTTTCACCTCAGTCGTTAAAATATTCATTGGTCGTTACTTATAGATTGGTTCCATCACGCTGGCTTGCAATTTAATGGACAATCGGTCCGCAACTGATCCAGGTTTGTGTTGGCATTTTAAAAAGCCTTAATCATTCGCGAGTTtctcaaattctttttgttgtattgCAGACAAAAAACTTCGCCGGATGATGCGTTCTAGTCATTCCAATTTCCAGTTTGGAGCCGGAAATGCGCAAATGAATCCGTACTCGAATCCAATGCCGATGCCGTGCTGCGGAGGTGGAGGATACGGAGGTATGAATAGCAATCTCTTTCCTTATTCTTCGCCCATGACGATGCCGATGCAAAATATGGGATATTATCCACCTGTTTTCAGCGTCCCGGGGCAGCGGCCCATCGTCAACATTATCTCGTGATGTCAATTTAAAAGCCGTTTATTATTCAATTCAGCTTGCGTTAAATTATTGggagttttgttttctttcgtccgAGCAACGTTTCATTATGTCGTCaattttcctgtttgtttttttaaagatccagtttttttcttacgttctATTTTATGTGCTTTTGTTTTACCCGTTTCTGTTAAAACAAACTGGCAATGAATAACCGATTTTTTCGTTGTATTATGTCATCTCTGCATCCAGAGAAATGGGGCGAATCGAATGTTTTGAGATAAGAAAACAGATGGGGAAAAGGGGAGGGAGAA
Encoded proteins:
- the LOC130703735 gene encoding mucin-2-like isoform X2, yielding MTATIGVTFGAGSAAKRILLFAINVTVLLLGVTCSVLCLYQVKLMPETYDVIVAAVLESNLTTAVPVLPPAVVVIDIRNNNNNKNGRNTTRPGSNKGRPRVTPKKGNTTNQHTPVSPVTFMKNITSLIETGSTSSMEVQRLDFTKTVALSQTGTTASFTTSSMMAKSSVTSSHTTTTQVVTSTSLMNTMKETIDFGQVLKNRIAELENELRLAQLREKVDKSIEQENKMITTLSSMISSPIGEFNFSDTQSSPLPFAITSASWPSSSISTPAPQQLTMTTQTWPISTTEKYSSYPASLISTSSLTNAVSSTTTTLSPTSQQTFATTSIVKPDGTMPTMTPSNTSTVSSTPASTITSLLSTTSSATTRFQSRPIVSVATSTTFKASQTSTSSTSSAPTPGKTSILTSATKMTSTASATPARIVTKIPKTTFALTSATSNEVPSTKTSTRETSTAGEISITSAMPPAEASLSTVSQTTSQEQVSSTLIKAIINHTPSTTSSLSSPMQPATPLTTLLMATSLSSSVSTERTSPSFSETTTTNRPLTTTNATSPIGSSTKSISTSTTTPSSLGFINLTNVVDTISKWVGRRDLSKHRLYKRSSVSTVPPAVHSADTLTADHIPIYFEQVFFFVQTSLYVCTAAGLLIFFSSLVGICGGLFRIDGCLKFSVAALVLVIMAEMATTAFIFVAHDKASNRNKNKNFDRDLKLLCDLANFCIQPMLLVITGSFLCISVVLQIGSITLACNLMDNRSATDPDKKLRRMMRSSHSNFQFGAGNAQMNPYSNPMPMPCCGGGGYGGMNSNLFPYSSPMTMPMQNMGYYPPVFSVPGQRPIVNIIS
- the LOC130703735 gene encoding mucin-2-like isoform X1, producing MTATIGVTFGAGSAAKRILLFAINVTVLLLGVTCSVLCLYQVKLMPETYDVIVAAVLESNLTTAVPVLPPAVVVIDIRNNNNNKNGRNTTRPGSNKGRPRVSRYVTPKKGNTTNQHTPVSPVTFMKNITSLIETGSTSSMEVQRLDFTKTVALSQTGTTASFTTSSMMAKSSVTSSHTTTTQVVTSTSLMNTMKETIDFGQVLKNRIAELENELRLAQLREKVDKSIEQENKMITTLSSMISSPIGEFNFSDTQSSPLPFAITSASWPSSSISTPAPQQLTMTTQTWPISTTEKYSSYPASLISTSSLTNAVSSTTTTLSPTSQQTFATTSIVKPDGTMPTMTPSNTSTVSSTPASTITSLLSTTSSATTRFQSRPIVSVATSTTFKASQTSTSSTSSAPTPGKTSILTSATKMTSTASATPARIVTKIPKTTFALTSATSNEVPSTKTSTRETSTAGEISITSAMPPAEASLSTVSQTTSQEQVSSTLIKAIINHTPSTTSSLSSPMQPATPLTTLLMATSLSSSVSTERTSPSFSETTTTNRPLTTTNATSPIGSSTKSISTSTTTPSSLGFINLTNVVDTISKWVGRRDLSKHRLYKRSSVSTVPPAVHSADTLTADHIPIYFEQVFFFVQTSLYVCTAAGLLIFFSSLVGICGGLFRIDGCLKFSVAALVLVIMAEMATTAFIFVAHDKASNRNKNKNFDRDLKLLCDLANFCIQPMLLVITGSFLCISVVLQIGSITLACNLMDNRSATDPDKKLRRMMRSSHSNFQFGAGNAQMNPYSNPMPMPCCGGGGYGGMNSNLFPYSSPMTMPMQNMGYYPPVFSVPGQRPIVNIIS
- the LOC130703735 gene encoding mucin-2-like isoform X3 — its product is MTATIGVTFGAGSAAKRILLFAINVTVLLLGVTCSVLCLYQVKLMPETYDVIVAAVLESNLTTAVPVLPPAVVVIDIRNNNNNKNGRNTTRPGSNKGRPRVSRYVTPKKGNTTNQHTPVSPRLDFTKTVALSQTGTTASFTTSSMMAKSSVTSSHTTTTQVVTSTSLMNTMKETIDFGQVLKNRIAELENELRLAQLREKVDKSIEQENKMITTLSSMISSPIGEFNFSDTQSSPLPFAITSASWPSSSISTPAPQQLTMTTQTWPISTTEKYSSYPASLISTSSLTNAVSSTTTTLSPTSQQTFATTSIVKPDGTMPTMTPSNTSTVSSTPASTITSLLSTTSSATTRFQSRPIVSVATSTTFKASQTSTSSTSSAPTPGKTSILTSATKMTSTASATPARIVTKIPKTTFALTSATSNEVPSTKTSTRETSTAGEISITSAMPPAEASLSTVSQTTSQEQVSSTLIKAIINHTPSTTSSLSSPMQPATPLTTLLMATSLSSSVSTERTSPSFSETTTTNRPLTTTNATSPIGSSTKSISTSTTTPSSLGFINLTNVVDTISKWVGRRDLSKHRLYKRSSVSTVPPAVHSADTLTADHIPIYFEQVFFFVQTSLYVCTAAGLLIFFSSLVGICGGLFRIDGCLKFSVAALVLVIMAEMATTAFIFVAHDKASNRNKNKNFDRDLKLLCDLANFCIQPMLLVITGSFLCISVVLQIGSITLACNLMDNRSATDPDKKLRRMMRSSHSNFQFGAGNAQMNPYSNPMPMPCCGGGGYGGMNSNLFPYSSPMTMPMQNMGYYPPVFSVPGQRPIVNIIS
- the LOC130703735 gene encoding mucin-2-like isoform X4, translated to MTATIGVTFGAGSAAKRILLFAINVTVLLLGVTCSVLCLYQVKLMPETYDVIVAAVLESNLTTAVPVLPPAVVVIDIRNNNNNKNGRNTTRPGSNKGRPRVTPKKGNTTNQHTPVSPRLDFTKTVALSQTGTTASFTTSSMMAKSSVTSSHTTTTQVVTSTSLMNTMKETIDFGQVLKNRIAELENELRLAQLREKVDKSIEQENKMITTLSSMISSPIGEFNFSDTQSSPLPFAITSASWPSSSISTPAPQQLTMTTQTWPISTTEKYSSYPASLISTSSLTNAVSSTTTTLSPTSQQTFATTSIVKPDGTMPTMTPSNTSTVSSTPASTITSLLSTTSSATTRFQSRPIVSVATSTTFKASQTSTSSTSSAPTPGKTSILTSATKMTSTASATPARIVTKIPKTTFALTSATSNEVPSTKTSTRETSTAGEISITSAMPPAEASLSTVSQTTSQEQVSSTLIKAIINHTPSTTSSLSSPMQPATPLTTLLMATSLSSSVSTERTSPSFSETTTTNRPLTTTNATSPIGSSTKSISTSTTTPSSLGFINLTNVVDTISKWVGRRDLSKHRLYKRSSVSTVPPAVHSADTLTADHIPIYFEQVFFFVQTSLYVCTAAGLLIFFSSLVGICGGLFRIDGCLKFSVAALVLVIMAEMATTAFIFVAHDKASNRNKNKNFDRDLKLLCDLANFCIQPMLLVITGSFLCISVVLQIGSITLACNLMDNRSATDPDKKLRRMMRSSHSNFQFGAGNAQMNPYSNPMPMPCCGGGGYGGMNSNLFPYSSPMTMPMQNMGYYPPVFSVPGQRPIVNIIS